The Streptomyces lienomycini sequence CGTCCAGGATCGCCCGGTGCTGGGCCAGGGAGCGGCCGGGGCGGCCTGGCTGGCGCAGCGACTCGGTGCGGCTCTCGGCGATCTGGTGGGCGATGGAGCGCATGAACTCGGCGAGCAGGCTGCTGTGCGCCGCCGCCGTCACCGCGGCGTGGAACAGCCGGTCGCCCTCGACGCCGTGCCCGTCCCGGTCGATCTCCTCGGCCATCACGTCCAGCGCGGACCGCATCGCGGTGAGGTCGTCGTCCGTGCGGCGCTCGGCGGCCAGTTCGGCGAGTTTCGTCTCCAGGGCCTCGCGGGCCTCCAGGACGTCCGGGAGGCGCCGGCGGCGTTCGACCATCTTCTCGACCGGCTCGACGTCCAGGCTGTCGCGGACCAGATAGGTCCCGCCGCCGTGCCGCGCCTCCACCAGGCCCTGCACCTCCAGGACCACGATCGCCTGCTTGACCGAGGCACGGCTGACGCCGAGGCGCTGGGCGAGGTCCCGTTCGGGCGGAAGCCGGTCGCCGGCCCGCAGGCCGCCGTCGGTGACGTACTGACGCAGCCGCTCCAGCACCTGTTCGTACAGGCGCTGCCTGGTCATGGGGCGCAGGGCGTCGGTCATGAGGTCCCCCCTCTCGACGGGAGCGTAACACCGGGCCGACGGCGGGCCGATGGACGAGTGGCTGAGCCAATTGTTGCGCGACCCCTTGACGCCGGACCGGGCCGGGCCCACGCTGACCTGCCAACCGCACCATCCAAGTGGCTCAGCCACTCAGCCACTCCTATCGGCAGTCAGGTCAGCACTCGGGAGCCCCCGCATGTCCCCCGAACTCATCTCGATCCTCGTCCTCGTCGTGGTGTTCGTCATCGCCACGACCCGCTCCGTCAACATGGGCGCGCTCGCCTTCGCCGCCGCGTTCGGGGTGGGCACGCTCGTCGCCGACCTCGACGCGGACGGCATCTTCGCCGGGTTCCCCGGCGACCTGTTCGTCGTCCTCGTCGGCGTCACCTACCTGTTCGCGATCGCGCGGGCCAACGGCACCACCGACTGGCTGGTGCACGCGGCCGTCCGGCTGGTGAGGGGCCGGGTCGCGCTGATCCCGTGGGTGATGTTCGCGCTCACCGGCGCGCTCACGGCGATCGGCGCGGTCAGCCCGGCCGCGGTGGCGATCGTCGCGCCGGTGGCCCTGAGCTTCGCCACCCGGTACTCGATCAGCCCGCTGCTGATGGGCACCATGGTGGTGCACGGCGCGCAGGCCGGCGGGTTCTCGCCGATCAGCATCTACGGCTCGATCGTCAACGGCATCGTGGAGCGCGAGAAGCTCCCCGGCAGCGAGGTCGGCCTGTTCCTCGCCTCGCTGGTCGCCAACCTGCTCATCGCGGCCGTGCTGTTCGCGGTGCTCGGCGGGCGGAAGCTGTGGGCGCGCGGGGCGGTGACGCCGGAGGCGGGCGGCGGCCTCGGCGAGGGCGCGGAGCCGAGCGGCGGCGGCAGCAGCAGTGAGCGGGGCAGCGGGACGGGCACCGGCAAGGACGGCACGGGCAAGGACGGCACCGGCACCGGCCCCAGCACAACCCCCGCCGGCGGCGGCACCGCGCCCACCGCGGTGGCCGTCCGTCCCGACCGGGAGACCGGCGACGCCGACGGCACCGGCGTCCGCCTCACCCCCGCCCGCATCGCCACCCTCGCCGCCCTGGTCGCCCTGGTGGTGGCCGTCCTCGGCTTCGACCTGGACGCCGGTCTGACCGCGGTCAGCCTCGCCGTCGTGCTGAGCACCGCCTGGCCCGACGACAGCCGCCGCGCCGTCGGCGAGATCGCCTGGTCCACGGTGCTGCTGATCTGCGGCGTCCTCACCTACGTCGGCGTACTGGAGGAGATGGGCACCATCACCTGGGCCGGTGAGGGCGTCGGCGGCATCGGCGTCCCGCTGCTGGCCGCCGTACTGCTCTGCTACATCGGCGCGATCGTGTCGGCCTTCGCGTCCTCCGTGGGCATCATGGGCGCGCTGATCCCGCTGGCGGTGCCGTTCCTCGCGCAGGGCGAGATCGGGGCGGTCGGCATGGTGGCGGCGCTCGCGGTGTCGGCGACGGTGGTGGACGTCAGCCCGTTCTCGACCAACGGCGCGCTGGTGCTGGCGGCGGCGCCGGACGTGGACCGCGACCGCTTCTTCCGGCAGCTGATGGTGTACGGAGGGATCGTGGTGGCGGCCGTGCCCGCGCTGGCCTGGCTCGTCCTGGTGGTGCCCGGCTTCGGGTAGACGCCAGTGGAAATCCGGCAGGATCCGGCAGCCTTGAGCGACAGCTCTCGGGCAACAGCTAAGGAGTACGACGCGTGTCCTCTCTCTTCCCGGCCCTCTCCCCGGCCCCTGTCGGCGCTCCGGCCGACCGGCCCGCGCTGCGGTTCGGCGAGCGCTCCCTGACGTACGCGGAACTCGCCGCCGCGGCGGGCGCCACGGCCGGGAGGATCGGCGGCGCCGGACGCGTCGCCGTCTGGGCGACCCCGGCGATGGAGACGGCGGTGGGCGTCGTGGCGACGCTGCTGGCCGGAGTCGCGGCCGTGCCCCTCAACCCGAAGTCCGGCGACAAGGAACTCGCGCACATCCTCTCCGACAGCGCGCCCTCCCTCGTCCTGGCGCCCCCGGGCGCCGAACTCCCGCCCGCCCTGGGCGCCCTGGAGCGCGTCGACGTCGACGTGCGCGCCCGCGGCGCCGTCCCCGAGGACCGTGCCGGGGACGGCGACCCCGCGCTCGTCGTCTACACCTCCGGCACCACCGGACCGCCCAAGGGCGCCGTCATCCCCCGGCGCGCGCTCGCGACGACCCTGGACGCGCTGGCGGACGCGTGGCAGTGGACCGGCGACGACGTCCTGGTGCAGGGGCTGCCGCTGTTCCACGTGCACGGGCTGGTCCTCGGCATCCTCGGTCCGCTGCGCCGGGGCGGGTCCGTGCGGCACCTGGGCCGGTTCTCCACCGAGGGCGCGGCGCGGGAGCTGAACGACGGCGCGACCATGCTGTTCGGCGTGCCCACGATGTACCACCGGATCGCCGAGACGCTCCCCGGCGACCCGGAGCTGGCGAAGGCCCTCGCCGGGGCGCGGCTGCTGGTGTCGGGGTCGGCCGCGCTGCCGGTGCACGACCACGAGCGCATCGCCGCCGCCACCGGCCGCCGGGTGATCGAGCGGTACGGCATGACGGAGACGCTGATGAACACCAGCGTGCGCGCCGACGGCGAGCCGCGTGCCGGGGCGGTGGGCGTGCCGCTGCCCGGCGTGGAGCTGCGGCTGGTGGAGGAGGACGGTACGCCGATCGCGGCGCTGGACGGGGAGAGCGTCGGCGAGATCCAGGTGCGCGGCCCGAACCTGTTCACCGAGTACCTGAACCGTCCCGACGCCACGGCCGCCGCCTTCACCGAGGACGGCTTCTTCCGCACCGGCGACATGGCGGTGCGCGACCCCGACGGCTATGTCCGCATCGTCGGCCGCAAGGCCACCGACCTGATCAAGAGCGGCGGGTACAAGATCGGGGCGGGTGAGATCGAGAACGCCCTGCTCGAACACCCGGGGGTGCGGGAGGCCGCGGTCACCGGGGAGCCCGACCCGGACCTCGGGGAGCGGATCGTGGCGTGGATCGTGCCGGCCGACCCCGCCGCGCCGCCCGCCCTGGACACGCTGGCCGGCCATGTCGCGGGCCGGCTCGCCCCGCACAAGCGGCCCCGCGTCGTCCGGTACCTGGAGGCGCTGCCCCGCAACGACATGGGGAAGATCATGAAGCGGGCGCTGGACCGTGGCTGAGCGACTGAGCGCCCGGGAGTTCCTCGCCCTGGTCACGGACGACGCCTCCTTCGCCGAACTCCCCCACCCGGACGGCGCGTGGCGGCCCGACGGCCCCCTCGGCTGGCCCGGCTACGACGCCCTGCGGGCCCGCGCCGCCGAACGCACGGG is a genomic window containing:
- a CDS encoding FadR/GntR family transcriptional regulator, with protein sequence MTDALRPMTRQRLYEQVLERLRQYVTDGGLRAGDRLPPERDLAQRLGVSRASVKQAIVVLEVQGLVEARHGGGTYLVRDSLDVEPVEKMVERRRRLPDVLEAREALETKLAELAAERRTDDDLTAMRSALDVMAEEIDRDGHGVEGDRLFHAAVTAAAHSSLLAEFMRSIAHQIAESRTESLRQPGRPGRSLAQHRAILDAVAAREPRQAAAAMRRHVRTVAKVRLLDWDPEDER
- a CDS encoding SLC13 family permease, yielding MSPELISILVLVVVFVIATTRSVNMGALAFAAAFGVGTLVADLDADGIFAGFPGDLFVVLVGVTYLFAIARANGTTDWLVHAAVRLVRGRVALIPWVMFALTGALTAIGAVSPAAVAIVAPVALSFATRYSISPLLMGTMVVHGAQAGGFSPISIYGSIVNGIVEREKLPGSEVGLFLASLVANLLIAAVLFAVLGGRKLWARGAVTPEAGGGLGEGAEPSGGGSSSERGSGTGTGKDGTGKDGTGTGPSTTPAGGGTAPTAVAVRPDRETGDADGTGVRLTPARIATLAALVALVVAVLGFDLDAGLTAVSLAVVLSTAWPDDSRRAVGEIAWSTVLLICGVLTYVGVLEEMGTITWAGEGVGGIGVPLLAAVLLCYIGAIVSAFASSVGIMGALIPLAVPFLAQGEIGAVGMVAALAVSATVVDVSPFSTNGALVLAAAPDVDRDRFFRQLMVYGGIVVAAVPALAWLVLVVPGFG
- a CDS encoding acyl-CoA synthetase, yielding MSSLFPALSPAPVGAPADRPALRFGERSLTYAELAAAAGATAGRIGGAGRVAVWATPAMETAVGVVATLLAGVAAVPLNPKSGDKELAHILSDSAPSLVLAPPGAELPPALGALERVDVDVRARGAVPEDRAGDGDPALVVYTSGTTGPPKGAVIPRRALATTLDALADAWQWTGDDVLVQGLPLFHVHGLVLGILGPLRRGGSVRHLGRFSTEGAARELNDGATMLFGVPTMYHRIAETLPGDPELAKALAGARLLVSGSAALPVHDHERIAAATGRRVIERYGMTETLMNTSVRADGEPRAGAVGVPLPGVELRLVEEDGTPIAALDGESVGEIQVRGPNLFTEYLNRPDATAAAFTEDGFFRTGDMAVRDPDGYVRIVGRKATDLIKSGGYKIGAGEIENALLEHPGVREAAVTGEPDPDLGERIVAWIVPADPAAPPALDTLAGHVAGRLAPHKRPRVVRYLEALPRNDMGKIMKRALDRG